The genomic DNA TTCTTGACGGTGTTTCGTGAGCACTGGCAGCTAGATGAAATACTGCGTTGGCTCATACCTTGACTATTAAGCCTAAGGATTTCTCGATATTTGGTCATTTGGTTTGACCTCCTGTATTTGATTTGCACCTGATGGTGCATTTATCCATTATACAAGAGGTGGCTCTCGCCATGACCATAGTGGCTCTATCTGATGAACATGGTGGCTCATTTCAAGTACACACGTGGTTCATTTCTAAAATATTACTCATTAAGAGGGTGCTACTTTTATGGAAGACACCAGGGCATTAGTAGATAAATCAATAAATTTTAAAATTAATAGCATACAAAATATGTATCTAGTTATTTCAAAACAGGTCATGGTCATAACAGAGCTAGATGTATTTAATATGCAAGATATTAGCTATAAGATTAGTAAAATCGATGAAGAGTATATTAATTCTATGGATACGGAATATATTACTTCATTGGTGGATATTCTACAAAAGCTACAGCAGGTACATTCTTTTCATGTAAAAAAAAAACTTACAACAGCTATGTTTTTTGGAACAGTTGAGGGTAGTCACAATATGTTACCTGCAAATCAAGAACAATGCTATCTATTATTGCGCTCTTGTCTTATATTTATTAGGAAGGCTTTGAATAAAAGGGTTTACATTAAGAGTATAAACAAGCAGGATTATGACTTTGAAGCTGTAGTGCATCAGTTTTTAGAAGTATTATATATCATTACAAGGGTAAGCTTTAGAATGAATGTAGATAATAGTAGGGACAATAATTTGAGCCTTAATAAAATAGATTCTCTAAGCTATGAAATTATTAAGCTTTTGCGATGCTTTGAAGAAGTGCCATTATCAGAAGAATACAAGGCTATCTGCAAAAAAGTGCTTTTAGATATAAAAACTATATTTTCTGAGCAAAGAGATAAGTCTATACTAGAAAAGCAAAATTATAAGAAGCAAAATAATAACACAGGCAAAAATCCAGTACCTTTAATATACATTCCAAACAAACCAAATGAAGTTACGTTTCCAAAGCAAAAAGGATCTTACTAATGAGATCCTTTTTTAAGTCAAAGCGTTTAGTATTTATCGATATCTTCTTCAGGAATTTCTAACACATCTTCTAGCTTGAATTGTAAAAGCATTTCCTTTTTAATTACGTTTCGCAAAGTAGTGCTAACGCTCTTATTGATAGCTTCAAGGTCTTCTAGCTTGGGGTTTTTAACCGATTGACCCTTTAATGTTCCGAGCACAGATTGGATTTTCTCTGCTTCTGCATTAACCACGTGTGCTAAAGCAAGCTCTTCAAAAGCAATTGAAGCTAATAAAATATTGACTACTTGTTCACGGGAGAGATCAATTTCTGGCTTAACATCAGGTATTTGTGGGAATGACATATGCAAACCTCCTAGGCGTTTTTTATTTTCGATTTATAATATGCAGATTATTTTTTTTTGCTAATGAAAATAGGCTAATATTTCTTAAAAAATTAGGCTTTTTAATTGTACATTGTAATTATCTTTGCATATTCAAGTGGGTTAGTAAATGTTTTTTCAATTGTGTTTCTATCGTAGGATTTATACATAGCATCATATCCAGGCTTAGCGTTGCATTCGATAAACCATATCCGCCCATTAACATCAACGGCAAAATCGATGCCTATTTCGCCAAAGACTCCATAACAGGTTTCGATTGAGCAATAGCAGGTGTGGAGGAAGGATTCGATTTTTTGCCTTAGGGCTTCAATTTCTGATTTAGTATAGCTTAGATAATCTTCAAAAAAGCTATTAAATTCGAATACGTTGGATCCAGACTGTGTACTTGTAATCGGTGAATATTGACAGCCCATACGAACGGGTAGTGAAAGTATGTCTACCTCGTTTCTGCCAGTTCTTTGCATAGTCGCTCGTAAATCTATACTTCGATTGTCAATTTCGATTAGTGGTATAGCGTATTGGATTACCAAGTGTTCACTATTAATGAACGATTCAATTGCACTGTGTAATGCTTTAATTGAGCCTACTGTTTCTTCGTAGACCCTATTGGAAAAGTAGCTATACGTATATTCATGTTCTGATAATCTGCTAACCTTTAAGATGCCTCGACCATTACTACCGAAGCTATCCTTAACATATAGATGATTATGTTTATCAAGCATAGATTTTAGGCTGTCGATGCTTTCATAATTAATTGTTGGTGGCAAAAATGGTATCATGTCAGGTTGATTTATTAGTTTTTTATGGGTCAACCATTTGTCAAAATAGTGTTGTGGGTTAATTTTTTTCATGTTAGGAATATTATTTAATTGCTCGCGAATATATTGAGATTTTATTTTTTGCTTCGCAAGTACGCCTCCACCGCGATCATAAAAGACTTCTGGTAGCGGAAAAGCTCTACGCTTCCAGCACTTATCATCTGAATCGTAATACATCCCTAAGATTCGCTGGTTAACAAAGTCTACATCCTTAATTGAAAAATAATAGAGTATGGTATTGCAGCTATTGTTAGCATTAGAAAGCTCATAATGGCGAAATTTCGGTTTCTGCTGTCGCATTCGTCTAATATTACCATTGCTTACAAAAACACCAATAACAGGGCCAAGGGTAAGGGTGTTGTTGCTCCATTTAAAGCTACACTTTATGTTGAAGAGGTCGGAATACTTTGCTAATAAGTGATAGGGAATTATTATTTGGTTATCTGTGGAGTTAGGTGTAAAGATGACAGGAGCACGCCATTGCCCGATAG from Desulfuribacillus alkaliarsenatis includes the following:
- a CDS encoding LuxR C-terminal-related transcriptional regulator, which gives rise to MTKYREILRLNSQGMSQRSISSSCQCSRNTVK